The following DNA comes from Methanothrix sp..
TTACGCCGAAACAAGTATAAATGCTTTTTCAACCATCCAACTGTTGACCGATCTCGCTGTCTGGCCTCGCTGGTCGATCTCTTCATGAAGCCTTGGTATAAGATAGCTCAGCTTGGGAATCGGCGGTGATGAATCGCCAATTGAACTTTGTATTTTTATTTTTAAGATAAAATGAATAGACTATGATCTCATCAACATTGGCAGATATTGTGCTGCAGTTCTTGGTCAAATTCAATCCAGGAAATCCCATTGCGGAAGGGATTAAGTGAGCAGCGATGGCGGCAAATGCTCACCATCCCTTCAGTTTCAAGGCCATCATTCTCATCGATCTCAAGATCGATGCTGATTTGAATGCATCCAGAAGCATCGTTACCTTCAACAGTTCTGATCATAGCAGGCTGCCTGTCAATGCGCCAGTTGTAGCAGGCTAATCGCTTTCTACAAGCTACACCATTTCGGGTGCGGCAGTTGACGGGGTCATCAGAACCAATCTTCATTGGAGGAATGCATAGAAAAAGGCAGGGAAAAAGGCAGGGAAGAGGGCATGAGGAAATAAAAGGGTTGCTTTTTGGGCCCAATAGAGCAAGACAAGGCAGTTCATGCATTGGATAAGGCAGGCGATATCGATCCAGCACGCGGCTATAAGAGAATGCTGCTCAAAATGGGCTAAAAGAGCATCTATTAAATATCTAAAGCGACATGTGAGTTCTAACATGGAAAAACCCATGGGTAGGCAGAGGGCCAGAATGGCCTTAATCATCTTTTCATTTGTCCTGATGCCAGTTACTTTCGCATATATATCCTGTCCAATAATAATAGATGGGGCCTCCAAAGGGATTATAACTGGAGGCATGATTGTCTTCATACTGATCTTTGCCAGTTCGCTTTTTTTAGGGAGGCTCTGGTGTGGATGGCTCTGCCCGGCTGGAGGGCTTCAAGAAATTTACTTTCATGTAAACAATAATAAAGTAAAAATCGCTATTCTCAATTGGCTTAAGTATTTCGCATTCCTAGCGCTGATTCTTATCCCCCTCATCTCTGCAGTTCATTCCTCTGGAGGATTGATGAGCATAGATCCTTTCTATCGCACCGATCATGGAATCTCCATTGCCAGAGAGGGTGCATATGTGATATACCTAGTTCAGATCGCCTTCATCACTCTATTTGCCTTGCTGGCAGGAAAGCGCGGCTTTTGTCATTATTTCTGCCCGATTGCAGTGATAGCAATTATCGGGAGGAAGGTTCAAACCCTCTTTCGCTGGCCTGCACTTCACCTATCGGCAGATCCAGGCCGGTGTACTGCTTGCGGAAGATGTTCAAATGAGTGCCCTATGGGACTGGAGGTGAGCAGCATGGTTGAGCAGGGGTGCATGGAGAATGCCGAGTGCATACTATGCGGCTGCTGCATTGCTGTATGCCCGAGCCGGGCAATCCGTTTTTCGTTTTGAGGACCTTTTTCCGTGAGCGAATGATTCAGGCATTTATTTTCAAGGCCGGATTTGTGCCCTGCTCTCTTTGTGATGAAGCTCAAGAGTCTCGATTTTGCATAAAGGCACAAAGTCAAGAAGGCCGGACAACGGCTTGCTTGAAGCTACATTATCATGGCAACGGTTATCATCAGCAGGGCGATAGGTATCGCATACTTTGTGAGGTTGCTGACAGCAGATAGCTGCCTTCTGGAAAGATGTGTCTCGCGCGCCAGTACGTCATCGGATATGAACCAGCGGAAGGCTATGGCCACTAAGAGGGCAGAAAAGGAAAGCCCAACTGTCCCCACGCTCACATCCATCAGATCCAGGATCCTTGATCCATAAAATCTCAGATCAAGAGAGCTGTAGCTCAGGGCGGAGGGGGCGCCTATTCCTGCCAGGAGGATCACCAGAAAGAGGCTTGCTCTTTTTCTGCTCACTCCACTCTGGCCCATGATGGCAGCCACGTTCACCTCCATCATGGATATCGCTGAGGTGAGGGCGGCAGAGAAGAGGAGGGCGAAGAAGAGAACGGAGAAGACCCTGCCGTAAGGCATCAATCCAAAGGCCCTAGGCAGAGTGGAGAAGGCGAGCTCAGCGCCTGCAGCAGGCTCCAGGCCGAAGGTGAAGACCAAAGAGAAGACGACCATCCCAGCCAGCATGGAGGCGAGAAGATCAAAGAACGTGATGATCAGGGCAGATTGTGGTATATCAGCATCGGTTTTTAGATAGGATCCATAGGTGATGAGAACGCCCATGCCGACGGACAGAGAGAAGAATGCCTGGCCGATAGCCGCTATCCATACCTCAGGCCGGCTGAGCATTGAATAATCCGGCCGGAGGAAGAAGTCCATGCCGGGGCGAAATCCGGGAAGGCTGATGGAGAATAGGGTCAAAGCCAACAGAATGAGGAATACAAACGGGATCATAAAAGATACGATCCTCTCAATTCCCATGTT
Coding sequences within:
- a CDS encoding 4Fe-4S binding protein codes for the protein MEKPMGRQRARMALIIFSFVLMPVTFAYISCPIIIDGASKGIITGGMIVFILIFASSLFLGRLWCGWLCPAGGLQEIYFHVNNNKVKIAILNWLKYFAFLALILIPLISAVHSSGGLMSIDPFYRTDHGISIAREGAYVIYLVQIAFITLFALLAGKRGFCHYFCPIAVIAIIGRKVQTLFRWPALHLSADPGRCTACGRCSNECPMGLEVSSMVEQGCMENAECILCGCCIAVCPSRAIRFSF
- a CDS encoding sodium-dependent transporter; protein product: MERWSSRLVFILAAIGSAVGIGNIWRFPMIVGQNGGGAYLIPYFLAVVCLAVPLMILEMAVGRHWRSNLVASFGLAGRKLEAVGWLVCLIVLLILSYYLVITGWTLAYLVFSLLGSGVSFSAFSSSLQPVIFFMISVLVTGVIASLGVNMGIERIVSFMIPFVFLILLALTLFSISLPGFRPGMDFFLRPDYSMLSRPEVWIAAIGQAFFSLSVGMGVLITYGSYLKTDADIPQSALIITFFDLLASMLAGMVVFSLVFTFGLEPAAGAELAFSTLPRAFGLMPYGRVFSVLFFALLFSAALTSAISMMEVNVAAIMGQSGVSRKRASLFLVILLAGIGAPSALSYSSLDLRFYGSRILDLMDVSVGTVGLSFSALLVAIAFRWFISDDVLARETHLSRRQLSAVSNLTKYAIPIALLMITVAMIM